The Aspergillus fumigatus Af293 chromosome 3, whole genome shotgun sequence region TTGTTACGACGATCCACTCTCTCCCGCCCGCTCTTCTTGAACAGCTGATCGGTGAACTCTCTACTCTTGCATCCGTCTACCACAAACCACCAGAGCAATTTGTCGGTCAGGGCAGATTCGGCGCAGATGCCGTGCAACGTGCTGCTATAGAGTTCGTTGCCTTGCTTCTTAATCCGTTCTTGAGCAGTCAGCTAATATGATGGAACAGGGAACAAATTCAAAACGCCCGTGAAAACCCCTTGGCTGCAGCCGCTGCGGCTGCCGCAGTTACGGGTGCTACGCCCCCGCCACAGGCTCAAAACAACGTTGAGAACCTCCTAGATATCGATTTCGATGGCGCAGCTCCCGCTTCGACCCAGAAAGAACCTGCTAGTGGAATGTCTGGTCTCGAGGGTCTTGCTGGTACTCCCGTTCGAGTAGAGTCTCCCGCTGTTGGCTCGCCCGCTCCTGCCGCAAGCAACAACCTGGATGACCTCCTTGGTGTGTTCGGCGATAGTGGCAGTACCTCCGCATCTGCCAGCACCGCTATTCCCAACGGCGGTGGTGCCGCTGCGGATCTCATGAACGGCTTCTCTGGCCTTGATCTCTCCGCCAACACAGGGGGCAATCAGCAAAGAAAGACCAATGAGGATATTCTATCACTGTTCTAACTCGGGAAAACTCTGGTTATTTGATTATGCGGCGTGACCATCTCAAGGTCAGGAGTAGTATTTACAGTTGTTGATATAGATCCCATACCATTGTCCGATTTGCACCGAGCTGGATATTAATTGACCTGCATAGTTAACAAATCTATCTTTTGTGTTCTCTGTCGCTCGCTCGTTTATCCGCCTATGCTTGGATCCAGTGCGAGTACTAGGCGCTCTCGTATCATGATGCCAAGATATCAGATCACTAACCATTTATGCACGTGATTTCGGTGTGCCGTTGTCGGCGACGCTAATCCCTAAGCAGGCAAGGGCCTCCCCGCGACATTTGAGAAAGATAACTAGTTCAGAGGTGGGATGAATCATCGCCAGACTCGCCTTCGCCCATTCTTTTACAACTGAGTTCCTGATTGCAATTGTTTTGTACACGGAGCTGTCATCTCAATTGAGGACACCTGGCATACTCACGACATCGGATTTTACTTCCTAGTTATGTCTCATACACTTTCGCAAAAATATCTCAGCACACGGGGTGCCTCCTACGGGGTCGGTCGAGAATAATTTAACCTTAGTCCAAAAGATCATTCTGCTGACCTACTGGCTGTATAGCTGTCCTTCGAAGATGTCGTCCTTAAAGGACTGGCGTCCGATGGTGGCCTGTTCATCCCCGAAGAAATCCCTTCGCTTCCTGCGGGATGGGAGACAGAGTGGCGCGACCTCAGTTTTGAAGATCTCGCATATCGTATCATGTCATTGTACATCTCGCCGAGCGAAATCCCCTCGGAAGACCTCCAAGATATCATTAGACGCTCATACGCTACGTTCCGGCACCCTGAGAGGACGCCTCTGGTTGAATTGGATGGAAAACGCAACCTCTACTTGCTCGAATTGTTCCATGGACCAACATTCGCCTTCAAGGACGTCGCGCTACAGTTCCTCGGAAACCTCTTTGAATATTTCTTGGTGCGCAAGAATGAAGGCAAGGAGGGTAAGGACAGACACCACCTGACCGTTATTGGTGCTACTAGTGGCGATACTGGATCGGCAGCGATCTATGGTCTCCGGGGCAAGAAGGatgtctccatcttcatcctcttccccaCTGGACGGGTGTCGCCTATCCAGCAAGCTCAGATGACGACAGTCTTGGATGCCAACGTCCACAACCTGACAGTCGAGGGCTCTTTCGATGATTGCCAGGACATTGTAAAGGCCTTGTTTGCTGATCCTGATCTCAACTCAACCCACAACATTGCTGCTGTTAACTCCATCAACTGGGCTCGTATCCTGGCTCAGATCACATACTACTTTTActcctacttctctcttacCAAGacctccgccttctccaaAGACACGAAGATGCGCTTCGTCGTTCCTTCAGGAAATTTCGGTGACATTCTCGCCGGATGGTTCGCTAAGCGCATGGGTCTTCCCGCTGAGAAGCTTGTCATCGCAACCAACGAGAACGACATCCTGGACCGCTTCTTCCGTAGTGGTGGCCAGTACACCAAGAACACCACTCAGGCCGAAGGCGTCAAGGAGACTCACAGCCCCGCCATGGACATCCTTGTCAGCAGCAACTTTGAGCGTCTCCTCTGGTTCCTTGCATTCCAGGCGGACTGCGCCGGCTCTGTAGACGGAAGACGCAAGCATGCCTGTGAGAGCGTCAGCAATTGGCTCAATCAGCTCAAGACACAGGGTGGTTTCACCGTACCCCAGGCAGTCCTCGAGGGCGCCAAGGCCGAGTTTGAGAGCGAGCGGGTGAGCAACGGCGAGACCATTGACCAGATTAAGTCCACCTAcacctcttccttcccctccAATCTCGGCCCTGGCAGCGCCAAGAGCTCCAAGACTGGCGGTTACATTCTCGACCCTCACTCTGCCGTCGGTGTGCGGGCAGCTCTGCGGTCTATCGAGCGGAATCCTGGTGTCAAGCATATCTCCCTCTCCACAGCCCACCCGGCCAAGTTCGCCAGCGCCGTCGACCTGGCCCTTCGCGCCGAAGACGGGTATGACTTCACCGAGGTTCTTCCTCAGGAATTCATCGGGCTCGAGCAGCGCGAAAGCCGAGTTACTCCTATCCGCGCCGGCGCCGGATGGGTAGGTGTCCGGGAAGTAGTCAAGGCCGAAGTCGAGCAGGAGCTGCAGGGCTTGAGGTAGTGAACTATACCGTCAAaaccttttctttcttctaaatgtattcttcttcttcatatCCTCTATTTCACTCCGTTTCAATCTTTATTAGAGGTTAAGACTGGTGGAATGGATGCTCCTGCATCATTTCCGCTTAGACCCTGCTTTAACTGCTTTGCATAGAGTAACCTGACTATAGAATCAAAGTCCAATACGTGGCTCGTGGATGAACATTTTCTGCCAGTTTGACATTTTCAGTTATGCATCAGAGGAGTGTCTATGAAAGTGCGAGATGCTGTCCTCGATCACGGTTACTTAAGTCTATGAGAATTGAATCGGATGTTCTAGGTCATAGGCGAACGTACCTGACGTGTTGGAACCAGCTGACTAGATCGGCTCGAAGTTTATCATGTTCGAAGCGTCATTAAAAAGACAGTAGGAAGTGAATGGCCTTATAAAGCATGCATGCAATGTATTTGCTACGCCTgtattatattactattacTTTG contains the following coding sequences:
- a CDS encoding threonine synthase THR4, producing the protein MSHTLSQKYLSTRGASYGLSFEDVVLKGLASDGGLFIPEEIPSLPAGWETEWRDLSFEDLAYRIMSLYISPSEIPSEDLQDIIRRSYATFRHPERTPLVELDGKRNLYLLELFHGPTFAFKDVALQFLGNLFEYFLVRKNEGKEGKDRHHLTVIGATSGDTGSAAIYGLRGKKDVSIFILFPTGRVSPIQQAQMTTVLDANVHNLTVEGSFDDCQDIVKALFADPDLNSTHNIAAVNSINWARILAQITYYFYSYFSLTKTSAFSKDTKMRFVVPSGNFGDILAGWFAKRMGLPAEKLVIATNENDILDRFFRSGGQYTKNTTQAEGVKETHSPAMDILVSSNFERLLWFLAFQADCAGSVDGRRKHACESVSNWLNQLKTQGGFTVPQAVLEGAKAEFESERVSNGETIDQIKSTYTSSFPSNLGPGSAKSSKTGGYILDPHSAVGVRAALRSIERNPGVKHISLSTAHPAKFASAVDLALRAEDGYDFTEVLPQEFIGLEQRESRVTPIRAGAGWVGVREVVKAEVEQELQGLR